In Halapricum desulfuricans, a single window of DNA contains:
- the tbsP gene encoding transcriptional regulator TbsP, producing MVSQNLLESDVETILETTLADADELVVVNPSHETVRALVSSMGELDDVPVVNVLAEERTLKDVMDDFLVASAAADLIESDTLTLRVLEDPPVNSLLISTDAVVSLATAGERVAGLTTTDDDFVTDAYEHYTDQWEIAKRFKLRTPPISRVRETLERDIGDDVAADFDDVLESLETARGNGDGLDEVTISLLVAAKNGELLYDISKWGEDIGLASKATFSRTKTQLEDQGLIDTEKVPIDVGRPRLRLKFGKDELLDASAAELAGVAHSLIHGE from the coding sequence ATGGTCAGCCAAAACCTCCTCGAGTCGGACGTCGAAACCATACTCGAAACGACGCTGGCGGACGCGGACGAACTGGTCGTGGTCAATCCGTCCCACGAGACAGTCCGTGCGCTCGTCTCGTCGATGGGCGAACTCGACGACGTACCGGTCGTAAACGTACTTGCGGAAGAGCGGACGCTCAAGGACGTCATGGACGACTTCCTGGTCGCGAGTGCCGCAGCCGACCTGATCGAATCGGACACACTCACCCTGCGTGTGCTAGAGGATCCGCCGGTCAATTCGCTGCTGATTTCGACGGACGCCGTCGTCTCGCTCGCCACCGCGGGCGAGCGGGTCGCGGGCCTGACGACGACTGACGACGATTTCGTGACAGACGCCTACGAGCACTACACCGATCAGTGGGAAATCGCCAAACGGTTCAAGCTCCGAACGCCGCCGATCTCTCGCGTCCGGGAGACGCTCGAGCGGGACATCGGCGACGATGTCGCGGCCGACTTCGACGACGTGCTGGAATCGCTGGAGACGGCACGGGGCAACGGCGACGGCCTCGACGAGGTGACGATCAGCCTGCTGGTCGCCGCGAAGAACGGCGAACTGCTGTACGACATCAGCAAGTGGGGCGAGGACATCGGCCTCGCGAGCAAGGCCACCTTCTCGCGAACGAAGACACAGCTCGAGGATCAGGGCCTGATCGACACCGAAAAGGTCCCGATCGACGTCGGACGGCCCCGACTCCGGCTGAAGTTCGGCAAGGACGAGCTGCTGGACGCCAGCGCGGCGGAGCTGGCGGGCGTCGCCCACTCGTTGATCCACGGCGAGTAG
- a CDS encoding YcaO-like family protein — translation MTVGLVGSGPAAEAVTAAVADVNVSVTQTDPSAFGSQQLGVVVAVAGDRAFERANSHALETDTPWIAVELGGIGGYPVVDAAVAGFDPESGCYECLQGRVGATVDPDAQPTAAPAVPVQRFAGAIAGRAASTAATGGDSPLFGQAQTIPQATHPLLELPGCVCGSAPSPAIERDTSDGDFEVSLELAEQALDERTGIVTEVGEAESYPAPYYLAQVCDTNGFSDVTASQEAAGVSDDWNEALMKALGEGLERYCAGVYRTDDFREATAADLDGAVTPSLFVSPGRPDDSARREWVPGEHLQSGDDAWLPAELVYYPPHEQDIRPAITTGLGLERSTVGALLAGLYEIVERDAAMLSWYSTFEPLELDVSDDRFHELAGRARSENLSVTPLLLTQDIDIPVVAVAVHRNAEWPRFALGSAADLDAEAGARSALAEAVQNWLELDGMGREQAAEASGAIGWYADFPEEIEAFMGADRSVPAASVGPDEVPSDEDELDLVLDRLADADLDAYATRITTRDVASVGFEAVRVLAPGAQPLFFDDAYFGERARTVPESLGFESRLDREHHPFP, via the coding sequence ATGACTGTAGGTCTCGTCGGATCAGGACCGGCGGCCGAGGCTGTAACTGCCGCGGTCGCCGACGTCAACGTCTCCGTGACCCAGACCGACCCGTCGGCGTTCGGGAGCCAGCAGCTCGGCGTCGTCGTCGCGGTCGCGGGCGATCGCGCGTTCGAGCGGGCGAACAGCCACGCGCTCGAAACGGACACGCCGTGGATCGCAGTCGAACTGGGTGGGATCGGCGGCTACCCGGTCGTCGACGCCGCCGTCGCCGGGTTCGATCCCGAAAGCGGGTGTTACGAGTGTCTACAGGGTCGGGTCGGCGCGACCGTCGATCCGGACGCCCAACCGACGGCCGCGCCGGCCGTCCCGGTCCAGCGGTTCGCGGGTGCGATCGCGGGCCGGGCCGCGTCGACGGCGGCGACCGGGGGCGACTCGCCGCTGTTCGGGCAGGCACAGACCATCCCGCAGGCAACGCATCCGCTGCTCGAACTCCCGGGCTGTGTGTGCGGGTCGGCTCCGTCGCCGGCGATCGAACGCGACACGTCCGACGGTGACTTCGAGGTGTCTCTCGAACTGGCAGAGCAGGCGCTCGACGAGCGGACGGGAATCGTCACCGAAGTCGGCGAGGCCGAATCGTATCCGGCCCCGTACTACCTCGCGCAGGTCTGTGACACGAACGGCTTCAGCGACGTCACGGCCAGCCAGGAGGCCGCAGGCGTCTCCGACGACTGGAACGAGGCGCTGATGAAGGCCCTCGGCGAGGGGCTCGAGCGGTACTGCGCCGGCGTCTACCGGACCGATGACTTCAGGGAGGCCACAGCAGCCGACCTCGACGGCGCGGTCACGCCGTCGCTGTTCGTCTCGCCGGGCCGGCCGGACGACAGCGCGCGGCGCGAGTGGGTGCCCGGCGAACATCTCCAGAGCGGCGACGACGCCTGGCTCCCGGCCGAGCTCGTCTACTATCCGCCACACGAGCAGGACATCCGCCCGGCGATCACGACCGGACTCGGGCTCGAACGTTCGACGGTCGGGGCGTTGCTCGCCGGACTGTACGAGATCGTCGAACGCGACGCTGCGATGCTGTCGTGGTACTCCACGTTCGAGCCGCTGGAACTGGACGTGAGCGACGACCGATTCCACGAACTGGCCGGGCGCGCCCGTTCGGAGAACCTGTCCGTGACGCCGCTGCTGTTGACGCAGGATATCGATATCCCGGTCGTCGCCGTGGCCGTCCACCGGAACGCGGAGTGGCCGCGGTTCGCGCTCGGATCGGCCGCCGACCTCGACGCCGAGGCCGGCGCGCGGTCGGCGCTCGCCGAAGCCGTCCAGAACTGGCTCGAACTCGACGGGATGGGACGCGAGCAGGCCGCCGAAGCGAGCGGCGCGATCGGCTGGTACGCCGACTTCCCAGAGGAAATCGAGGCGTTCATGGGTGCTGACCGGTCGGTGCCGGCCGCCAGCGTGGGCCCCGACGAGGTGCCGTCCGACGAGGACGAACTGGACCTGGTCCTCGACCGACTCGCGGACGCCGATCTGGACGCGTACGCGACTCGCATCACGACCCGCGACGTCGCGTCGGTCGGGTTCGAGGCCGTGCGCGTGCTCGCTCCCGGTGCACAGCCACTGTTCTTCGACGACGCGTACTTCGGCGAACGTGCCAGAACCGTACCGGAGTCGCTCGGATTCGAGTCACGCCTCGACCGGGAACACCATCCGTTCCCCTAG
- the asd gene encoding aspartate-semialdehyde dehydrogenase, whose translation MATNVGILGATGAVGQRLIQLLDPHPNFEITAVTASQDSAGKTYREAAKWRIDTPIPDSVAGLEVRQTDPTYVPNDVELLFSSLPSSVGEAVEPKFAEEGYVLSSNSSNFRTDPDVPLTIPEVNPDHLDLIEVQRDERGWDGAIIKNPNCSTITMVPPLAAVDAAFGLERVDVSTLQAVSGAGYSGVTSMEIIDNAIPHIGGEEEKMETESRKLLGEFDGAAIRWNNFDVAASCNRIPTLDGHLENVWADTSEDATPEAVAEAMESYPSAEDLYSSPEQLIRVFEEPDRPQPRLDRNRDNGMGIAVGGIQETTEGVQFNCLAHNTLRGAAGASILNGELLLEEGYI comes from the coding sequence ATGGCAACCAACGTCGGCATCCTCGGCGCGACCGGGGCAGTCGGACAGCGACTCATCCAGCTGCTCGATCCCCATCCGAACTTCGAGATCACGGCAGTCACTGCCAGCCAGGACAGCGCGGGCAAGACCTACCGCGAGGCGGCCAAGTGGCGGATCGACACGCCGATCCCCGACTCGGTCGCCGGCCTGGAAGTCCGCCAGACCGACCCGACCTACGTCCCGAACGACGTTGAGCTCCTCTTCTCGTCGCTTCCCTCCAGCGTCGGTGAAGCCGTCGAGCCGAAGTTCGCCGAGGAGGGGTACGTCCTCTCGTCGAACTCCTCGAACTTCCGGACGGATCCCGACGTCCCGCTGACGATCCCCGAGGTCAACCCCGACCACCTCGACCTGATCGAGGTCCAGCGCGACGAGCGCGGCTGGGACGGCGCGATCATCAAGAATCCCAACTGTTCGACGATCACGATGGTCCCGCCGCTCGCGGCCGTCGATGCGGCGTTCGGACTCGAACGCGTCGACGTCTCGACGCTACAGGCCGTCTCCGGGGCGGGCTACTCCGGCGTCACCTCGATGGAGATCATCGACAACGCGATCCCGCACATCGGCGGCGAAGAGGAGAAGATGGAGACCGAATCGCGCAAACTTCTGGGCGAGTTCGACGGCGCGGCGATTCGCTGGAACAACTTCGACGTCGCCGCCTCGTGCAACCGGATCCCGACGCTCGACGGTCATCTCGAGAACGTCTGGGCCGACACCAGCGAGGACGCCACGCCCGAGGCGGTCGCCGAGGCGATGGAGTCGTATCCCTCGGCCGAGGACCTCTATTCCTCGCCCGAGCAGTTGATCCGGGTCTTCGAGGAGCCCGACCGTCCCCAGCCCCGGCTGGACCGCAACCGCGACAACGGGATGGGCATCGCCGTCGGCGGGATCCAGGAGACAACCGAGGGTGTCCAGTTCAACTGTCTCGCGCACAACACGCTGCGCGGCGCGGCCGGCGCGTCGATTCTCAACGGCGAACTCCTGCTGGAAGAAGGGTATATCTAG
- a CDS encoding twin-arginine translocase TatA/TatE family subunit, whose amino-acid sequence MFSTVLQIPGIPGGPEVLLLLLLVVLLFGANKIPKLARSSGQAIGEFQKGREQVEQELEEMKEGETSSSGEDEEEEEPEFGTESQVEPETESSFDSDTKQ is encoded by the coding sequence ATGTTCAGTACAGTCCTACAGATCCCGGGGATCCCAGGGGGTCCCGAAGTGCTGCTGTTGCTGTTGCTCGTCGTGCTGTTGTTCGGCGCGAACAAGATCCCGAAGCTCGCCCGTTCGTCCGGGCAGGCGATCGGTGAATTCCAGAAGGGGCGCGAACAGGTCGAACAGGAACTCGAAGAGATGAAAGAAGGTGAGACATCCAGTTCCGGGGAAGACGAGGAGGAAGAGGAGCCCGAGTTCGGGACCGAATCACAAGTCGAACCCGAAACTGAATCGTCGTTCGACAGCGACACCAAACAATAA
- a CDS encoding redoxin domain-containing protein gives MLSEGDSAPEFTAPLANGDIESFTLSEHLEDAPLVLAFFPGAFTSVCTHEMNTFQDRLQAFEDAGASVYGISVDSPFALNEFREKLGLAFDLISDADKELVETYDIAMDFDDLGVYDVAKRSVFVLDGDGVVQYAWVSDDPGVEPDYDEVLDTVESIA, from the coding sequence ATGCTATCCGAAGGCGACTCCGCACCGGAGTTCACCGCACCGCTCGCGAACGGCGACATCGAGTCGTTCACACTCTCGGAACACCTTGAGGACGCACCGCTCGTGCTGGCGTTCTTCCCGGGCGCGTTCACCAGCGTCTGCACCCACGAGATGAACACCTTCCAGGACAGGCTGCAGGCGTTCGAGGACGCCGGCGCTTCCGTCTACGGAATCAGCGTCGACTCGCCGTTCGCACTGAACGAGTTCCGCGAGAAGCTCGGACTTGCGTTCGATCTGATCAGCGACGCCGACAAAGAACTCGTGGAGACGTACGACATCGCGATGGACTTCGACGATCTGGGCGTGTACGACGTGGCGAAGCGCTCGGTGTTCGTCCTCGACGGTGACGGTGTCGTCCAGTACGCGTGGGTCAGCGACGACCCCGGCGTTGAGCCGGACTACGACGAGGTGCTCGATACGGTCGAATCGATCGCGTAG
- a CDS encoding GNAT family N-acetyltransferase — MSINVDTRVVDRGSDEYIGEAWELKERIRRSEGVLRQRRRFFENAYRRSKVYAYLNRARERKLIGFAAVRRDGYVLFLAVDEQYRGEGFGKRLVARVAEDYDAVTCHARTTNEEAISFYQHVGFDIQRRIDDYYEDGGDAYYLKLGEDGSIAERLSQFLGR; from the coding sequence GTGAGCATCAACGTCGACACCCGGGTCGTCGACCGCGGCAGCGATGAGTACATCGGCGAGGCGTGGGAACTCAAAGAGCGAATCCGTCGCTCCGAGGGCGTGTTGCGCCAGCGACGGCGCTTTTTCGAAAACGCCTATCGCCGATCGAAAGTCTACGCCTATCTCAACCGGGCCCGCGAGCGGAAACTCATCGGGTTCGCGGCGGTTCGACGCGACGGATACGTGCTCTTTCTGGCCGTCGACGAACAGTATCGCGGCGAGGGGTTCGGCAAGCGCCTCGTCGCCCGGGTCGCGGAGGACTACGACGCGGTGACCTGTCACGCCCGGACGACGAACGAGGAAGCCATTTCCTTCTACCAGCACGTCGGCTTCGATATCCAGCGACGGATCGACGACTACTACGAGGACGGCGGTGACGCCTACTATCTCAAACTCGGGGAGGACGGCTCGATCGCAGAGCGGCTCTCGCAGTTTCTCGGTCGATGA
- the priS gene encoding DNA primase small subunit PriS yields the protein MEERTRAYLRGRFGDYYRRAELTPPPDTSEREWGYIPWTSGPGTTMVRHRSLLDLGSIDDFLARERPRHVYFSAGRYDDPSASSMGEKGWRSSDLVFDLDADHLPSVSPGEDTYAEMLAACKDALGRLLDFLESDFGFEDLTVVFSGSRGYHVHVRDRDVRRLDRQSRREIVDYVRGIGLEFDALVEEEAVGGTAGRSSPAHKRTLPTEGGWGGRAHEHIVAIVEELLALEESEAIERLTEYEGIGDGKAEAALRAMGSNTDQLRAGNVDIHPAFLSVAKALVEEVVERDDAPIDEPVTTDTNRLIRLPGSLHGGSGLAVRRIDRDELSAFDPLVDAVPETFVGHEITVDVSEEVAGELNGDSFTFSEGVHSVPEYLGVFLMARGRAEKGQE from the coding sequence ATGGAAGAACGGACGCGCGCATATCTCCGGGGCCGGTTCGGCGATTACTACCGGCGGGCCGAGCTGACGCCGCCGCCGGACACCAGCGAGCGCGAGTGGGGCTATATCCCCTGGACGTCCGGCCCCGGGACGACGATGGTTCGTCACCGGTCGCTGCTGGATCTCGGCTCGATCGACGATTTCCTCGCGCGCGAGCGGCCCCGGCACGTCTACTTTTCCGCCGGCCGGTACGACGACCCGAGCGCCTCGTCGATGGGCGAGAAGGGATGGCGATCCTCCGACCTGGTGTTCGATCTCGACGCCGATCACCTCCCGTCGGTCTCGCCCGGCGAGGACACCTACGCCGAGATGCTCGCGGCCTGCAAGGACGCGCTGGGTCGTCTGCTGGACTTTCTCGAGAGCGACTTCGGATTCGAGGACCTGACGGTCGTCTTCTCGGGCAGTCGCGGCTATCACGTGCACGTCCGCGACCGGGACGTACGGCGACTCGACCGGCAGTCCCGCCGGGAGATCGTCGATTACGTTCGCGGGATCGGCCTGGAGTTCGACGCCCTGGTCGAGGAGGAGGCCGTCGGCGGGACGGCCGGTCGGAGCAGTCCCGCCCACAAGCGGACGCTGCCGACCGAGGGCGGCTGGGGCGGGCGCGCACACGAGCACATCGTGGCGATCGTCGAGGAACTGCTCGCGCTCGAGGAATCCGAAGCGATCGAGCGACTCACCGAGTACGAGGGAATCGGCGACGGCAAGGCCGAGGCCGCACTCCGGGCAATGGGATCGAACACCGACCAGCTCCGGGCCGGGAACGTCGACATCCACCCGGCGTTTCTCTCGGTCGCGAAAGCGCTCGTCGAGGAGGTCGTCGAACGGGACGACGCGCCGATCGACGAGCCGGTCACGACCGATACGAACCGACTGATCCGGTTGCCGGGCAGTCTTCACGGCGGCAGCGGGCTGGCGGTCAGACGGATCGACCGCGACGAACTGTCCGCGTTCGATCCGCTGGTCGACGCCGTCCCGGAGACGTTCGTCGGCCACGAGATTACCGTGGACGTGTCTGAGGAAGTAGCGGGCGAACTCAACGGCGATAGTTTTACCTTCTCGGAGGGAGTGCATTCCGTTCCGGAGTACCTCGGCGTGTTCCTCATGGCCCGGGGCCGCGCCGAGAAGGGCCAGGAATAG
- a CDS encoding DNA replication complex subunit Gins51: MDLDELQTVKSRERQTDSLQQLRDSFYTEASEYIQQLREARDRAAERADDPWNDPEVGRLSDEIETAEQTVESIHKRRVAKIVKNASLAAHGSPVDDGGLTAEEQEMFEQLVADIEANREHVLDKIAGEVPVDADPSAGQSDATTEQPGAEPSPVENPGQPSPAQSGGQPSSVESGSRPPHDEDAGRGAGDDASAGEQALAAADVMNDGGSARASEPGPPSGSDGSAPEPAGGSETPSGGDPRPTGDTDAQRVDRRTVRITADIGAILGVDQREYDLSTDDIVTLPEANAEPLLERDAAQPLD; the protein is encoded by the coding sequence ATGGATCTCGACGAACTACAGACGGTCAAGAGTCGCGAGCGCCAGACCGATAGCCTCCAGCAGTTGCGCGACTCCTTCTACACCGAGGCCAGCGAGTACATCCAGCAGTTGCGCGAGGCGCGTGACCGGGCCGCCGAGCGCGCTGACGACCCCTGGAACGATCCCGAGGTCGGTCGACTGTCCGACGAGATCGAGACCGCAGAACAGACCGTCGAGTCGATCCACAAGCGCCGCGTCGCCAAGATCGTCAAGAACGCGTCGCTCGCGGCGCACGGTTCCCCGGTCGACGACGGTGGGCTCACCGCCGAGGAACAGGAGATGTTCGAGCAACTCGTCGCCGACATCGAGGCCAACCGCGAGCACGTCCTCGACAAGATCGCGGGCGAGGTGCCGGTCGACGCCGACCCGAGTGCGGGGCAGTCCGATGCGACAACCGAACAGCCGGGAGCCGAACCGTCGCCCGTCGAAAACCCCGGTCAGCCGTCACCCGCTCAGAGTGGCGGTCAGCCGTCGTCCGTCGAGAGCGGCAGTCGTCCGCCCCACGATGAAGACGCCGGACGAGGAGCCGGGGACGACGCTTCGGCTGGCGAGCAAGCGCTGGCCGCGGCGGACGTGATGAACGACGGTGGCAGCGCGCGGGCGAGCGAGCCCGGTCCCCCGTCCGGTTCCGACGGGAGCGCTCCCGAGCCAGCGGGCGGGTCGGAGACACCGTCAGGGGGCGACCCTCGCCCGACCGGCGACACGGACGCACAGCGCGTCGACCGGCGGACGGTGCGCATCACGGCGGACATCGGCGCTATTTTGGGCGTCGATCAGCGTGAATACGACCTCTCGACCGACGATATCGTGACGCTCCCGGAAGCGAACGCCGAGCCGCTGCTCGAGCGGGACGCGGCACAGCCGCTGGATTGA
- a CDS encoding glycosyltransferase, whose product MPSARRSLRALVGIGFVLATVALSLFGDLTQFAPPLGVLLVLLETRVLLGVALAVFALSLALYLVSLSREDPEALVRSGRSVEAVIPVYDEPEVLHQSVDSLLDSSYEDLTVTVVCEPDDQPTIDRAAELTADADHARYVINGRPGSKAGALNDAIERSDADVVALFDADQQPHPDLIAHGMAALEAHDIARVRSLPRPGGLLESMVYYEYLLLFFLPQKLARFLLGLGFVGTRSVLIERSVFEAVGHFDEDALTEDMDFTHRCHRADLSIRELLYYPCFEEPAHTLRDWWGQRVRWLTGHVAVCHRHLRGWRHAIDTDFLSSMLTLAGTFVAGIVLSMTLPKLVVAATASPVLVALGVGGIYGLALVTRVVDNHTAGIDGFGLGWLLMPVALTLFGLVVVRVVVGYALGQRGQWYQVEKRGCSDPDLVSADDRRRTERSHSESD is encoded by the coding sequence ATGCCCTCCGCTCGTCGATCGCTCCGCGCGCTCGTCGGTATCGGGTTCGTGCTCGCTACTGTAGCGCTCTCGCTGTTCGGTGATCTCACGCAATTTGCGCCGCCGCTCGGCGTCCTCCTCGTGCTCCTCGAGACGCGCGTGTTGCTCGGCGTTGCGCTGGCCGTGTTCGCGCTCTCGCTGGCCCTGTATTTGGTCTCGCTGTCCCGAGAAGACCCCGAAGCGCTGGTCCGTTCGGGCCGGTCGGTCGAGGCGGTGATCCCCGTCTACGACGAGCCCGAAGTACTCCATCAGTCGGTCGACAGCCTGCTCGACTCTTCCTACGAGGACTTGACCGTCACGGTCGTCTGCGAGCCGGACGACCAGCCCACGATCGACCGGGCCGCGGAACTGACGGCCGACGCCGATCACGCCCGGTACGTCATCAACGGTCGTCCGGGATCGAAGGCGGGGGCGCTCAACGACGCCATCGAACGCAGCGACGCTGACGTCGTCGCGCTGTTCGACGCTGATCAGCAGCCCCACCCCGACCTGATCGCACACGGGATGGCCGCGCTCGAAGCCCACGACATCGCACGCGTCAGGAGTCTCCCGCGACCGGGCGGGCTTCTGGAGTCGATGGTCTACTACGAGTACCTATTGCTGTTTTTCCTGCCACAGAAACTGGCTCGCTTCCTGCTGGGGCTCGGTTTCGTCGGCACCAGGAGCGTGCTGATCGAACGCTCGGTGTTCGAGGCGGTCGGGCACTTCGACGAGGACGCGCTCACCGAGGACATGGACTTCACCCACCGGTGCCATCGGGCCGACCTCTCGATCCGGGAGCTGCTGTACTACCCCTGTTTCGAGGAGCCGGCCCACACGCTTCGGGACTGGTGGGGCCAGCGCGTCCGCTGGCTGACCGGTCACGTCGCAGTCTGTCACCGGCATCTCCGGGGCTGGCGTCACGCCATCGATACCGACTTTCTTTCGTCGATGCTTACGCTCGCTGGAACGTTCGTCGCCGGGATCGTCCTCTCGATGACGCTCCCGAAACTCGTCGTGGCGGCCACTGCCAGCCCCGTCCTCGTCGCCTTGGGCGTCGGCGGGATCTACGGCCTCGCGCTCGTGACCCGCGTCGTCGACAACCACACCGCCGGCATCGACGGGTTCGGGCTCGGGTGGCTGCTCATGCCCGTTGCGTTGACGCTCTTCGGGCTCGTCGTCGTCAGAGTCGTCGTCGGTTACGCGCTCGGGCAGCGAGGACAGTGGTATCAGGTCGAAAAGCGCGGCTGTTCAGATCCGGATCTGGTCTCGGCGGACGACCGACGGCGAACCGAACGGAGCCACTCCGAGTCGGACTGA
- a CDS encoding lysylphosphatidylglycerol synthase transmembrane domain-containing protein, whose amino-acid sequence MRLDWRSILVGFAGAGIVLSVLLWVVGIDGIVARLREARLPVVAVLFGLVPLWLAAWGLCLHAVLRALGAPMSRVRSVVVFVAATFANQVTPFGQAGGEPISALLISEAADTDYENALAAIASVDTLHFFPSIGMAVVGFGLFAVRGFAFGRNLLLAAITVAALVAGFALALAVGWRFRDRIESGVLTALVPIARRAGRLLPRVSPPTRETVEERVDGFFASIERIASDGPSLFLAVTFSFAGWLTLAVCLWVALASIGSTVPFAAMLVVLPVASVAGVFPVPGGLGGVEAAFIVMIVATTGVATTAATAAVVIYRGVTYWLPMLVGGGVAAVLIDDRYRRRRG is encoded by the coding sequence ATGCGACTCGACTGGCGGTCGATCCTCGTCGGATTCGCGGGTGCCGGGATCGTTCTCTCGGTGCTGTTGTGGGTCGTCGGTATCGACGGCATCGTCGCACGGCTGCGCGAGGCCCGACTCCCTGTCGTCGCGGTCCTGTTCGGCCTGGTCCCGCTCTGGCTCGCTGCCTGGGGACTCTGTCTCCACGCGGTCTTGCGCGCACTCGGAGCGCCGATGTCCCGGGTGCGGTCGGTCGTCGTGTTCGTCGCGGCGACCTTCGCGAACCAGGTCACGCCGTTCGGACAGGCCGGCGGCGAACCGATCAGCGCGCTCCTGATCTCCGAGGCGGCCGACACCGACTACGAGAACGCGCTGGCGGCGATCGCGAGCGTCGACACGCTGCATTTCTTCCCGTCGATCGGGATGGCCGTCGTCGGGTTCGGGCTGTTCGCAGTGCGCGGGTTCGCGTTCGGTCGGAACCTGCTTCTCGCCGCTATCACCGTCGCGGCGCTCGTCGCCGGGTTCGCCCTCGCGCTGGCGGTCGGCTGGCGGTTCCGCGACCGGATCGAATCGGGGGTCCTCACGGCTCTCGTGCCGATCGCTCGGCGGGCGGGCCGTTTGCTCCCGCGCGTCAGTCCGCCGACCCGCGAGACCGTCGAGGAGCGAGTCGACGGCTTTTTCGCCTCGATCGAACGCATCGCGAGCGATGGTCCCAGCCTGTTTCTGGCGGTCACGTTCTCGTTTGCCGGGTGGCTCACGCTCGCGGTCTGTCTGTGGGTCGCGCTCGCGTCGATCGGCTCGACCGTTCCCTTCGCGGCGATGCTCGTGGTCCTGCCCGTGGCGAGCGTCGCCGGCGTCTTCCCGGTCCCCGGCGGTCTCGGGGGTGTCGAGGCGGCGTTTATCGTCATGATCGTCGCCACGACCGGCGTCGCCACGACCGCCGCGACGGCCGCCGTCGTCATCTACCGGGGCGTGACCTACTGGCTTCCCATGCTCGTCGGCGGCGGCGTCGCTGCCGTCCTCATCGACGACCGATATCGCCGCCGTCGAGGGTGA
- a CDS encoding metal-dependent hydrolase has translation MMATTHGLVGLAFGAVIAVLVPEHATPAMAAGLAGGIAPDLDLYRGHRRTLHFPVYGPMVAVAAVGVALLVPSPVTVALASFAAGGALHGATDVLGGGLELRPWEGTSERAVYSHYHGRWLSPRRLVPYDGSPHDLGLAVGFAVPALVWTDSQLQLVIAAALTVSLGYTLLRKRLAAIAVTLVGLLPAAVRPHVPERYRTVASSRSNTASRYR, from the coding sequence ATGATGGCGACGACACACGGCCTCGTCGGGCTCGCTTTCGGGGCCGTCATCGCCGTGCTCGTGCCGGAACACGCGACCCCCGCGATGGCCGCCGGACTCGCCGGTGGGATCGCTCCCGATCTGGACCTGTACCGCGGCCACCGGCGGACGCTTCACTTCCCGGTGTACGGACCGATGGTCGCGGTGGCAGCCGTCGGGGTCGCCCTGCTCGTTCCGTCCCCCGTGACCGTCGCGCTCGCGTCGTTCGCCGCCGGTGGGGCCCTCCACGGCGCGACTGACGTCCTCGGCGGCGGGCTCGAGCTCCGTCCCTGGGAGGGGACCTCAGAGCGGGCGGTATACTCACACTACCACGGTCGCTGGCTGTCGCCCCGGCGGCTCGTTCCCTACGACGGCTCGCCCCACGACCTCGGTCTCGCTGTCGGGTTCGCCGTGCCGGCCCTGGTCTGGACCGACAGCCAGTTGCAACTCGTGATCGCGGCCGCGTTGACCGTCTCACTGGGGTATACGCTGCTGCGCAAGCGACTGGCGGCGATCGCCGTCACGCTGGTCGGGTTGCTCCCGGCGGCCGTTCGCCCTCACGTCCCCGAACGCTACCGCACTGTCGCGAGCAGTCGGTCGAACACCGCGTCACGATACCGGTGA